The Apium graveolens cultivar Ventura chromosome 11, ASM990537v1, whole genome shotgun sequence genome has a window encoding:
- the LOC141695861 gene encoding uncharacterized protein LOC141695861, which yields MNHVQLSVVCPVCNQETETTMHCLVSCHFVKQCWNIQMPDMQWEDETDFSDWLAPVLASTNIKKKAEVVTLCWHIWKSRNDLIWNNNPSSVNKVVASTRQYLTQWTTAQSRFFTVPLQPQVEGDGAPIWVKPQMNEVKISVDAAVFKEPEGVGFRIVIRDSDGLLVAAKTLFNSQLVAPLMAEALGIKEALSWCDQVQGERIIVETDCLAAAQAIRSSCPMRSHFGLVVEECRSLLKRLQKVSLCFVK from the coding sequence ATGAATCATGTTCAACTGTCGGTGGTCTGCCCTGTTTGTAATCAGGAGACAGAAACAACAATGCACTGTTTGGTTTCATGCCACTTTGTAAAACAATGTTGGAATATTCAAATGCCTGATATGCAGTGGGAAGATGAGACAGACTTTTCAGATTGGTTGGCTCCAGTTCTGGCATCGACAAACATAAAAAAGAAGGCTGAAGTAGTAACCCTCTGTTGGCACATTTGGAAGTCAAGGAATGACTTAATCTGGAACAACAATCCTTCATCGGTTAATAAAGTAGTTGCCTCAACAAGGCAGTATCTTACACAATGGACGACAGCCCAAAGTAGATTTTTTACGGTTCCTCTCCAGCCACAGGTTGAAGGAGATGGAGCTCCTATTTGGGTAAAACCTCAAATGAATGAAGTTAAGATATCAGTTGATGCAGCTGTGTTTAAAGAACCCGAAGGAGTTGGTTTTAGAATAGTAATTCGTGATTCTGATGGTTTATTGGTAGCAGCCAAGACATTGTTTAACTCACAGCTTGTTGCTCCACTTATGGCTGAGGCTTTAGGCATTAAGGAAGCTCTGAGTTGGTGTGATCAGGTGCAAGGAGAGAGGATCATAGTGGAAACAGATTGCCTGGCAGCGGCTCAGGCAATTCGAAGTTCATGCCCCATGAGGTCTCATTTTGGTCTAGTTGTTGAGGAGTGTCGTAGTTTGTTGAAACGACTTCAAAAAGTTTCATTATGCTTTGTTAAATGA
- the LOC141695859 gene encoding uncharacterized protein LOC141695859 produces the protein MEEVRNKLDFQGLLVVEAQGRSGCLALLWKESDQVKLLSFSNYHIDVEVNIQGMNPWRLTGDMNNIVAQIDKRCGVLYPQWLLDGFNEVLTETGLKDLDLYGHQYTWERGRNTTTLLEIRLDRAMANSSWFDLFPLTKLYNLEGSPSNHSPIFMEPVSRQKGNYRKKFHFENAWLMEPLCMQIIRDNWLDNTSNIVQKVEQCGEMLSKWGKEITGSFGKRIRECKMKLKDLRVKGMLIPFTSLRRRNSNCS, from the exons ATGGAGGAGGTTCGTAATAAACTTGATTTTCAAGGCTTACTGGTAGTAGAGGCGCAGGGACGAAGTGGATGTCTTGCTTTACTCTGGAAGGAGTCAGATCAAGTTAAGTTGCTCAGCTTTTCAAATTATCATATTGATGTGGAGGTCAATATTCAAGGCATGAATCCATGGCGTTTAACAG GAGACATGAATAACATTGTGGCACAAATTGACAAGAGATGTGGTGTTTTGTATCCACAATGGCTTTTAGATGGTTTCAACGAAGTGCTTACTGAAACAGGGCTGAAGGACTTAGACTTATATGGTCACCAATACACCTGGGAGAGGGGGAGAAATACTACGACGTTGCTGGAAATCCGCTTGGATAGAGCAATGGCCAACAGTTCATGGTTCGACTTATTTCCTCTAACAAAGTTATACAATTTAGAGGGTTCACCGAGTAACCATAGTCCAATCTTCATGGAGCCAGTAAGTAGACAGAAGGGAAATTATAGGAAGAAATTTCATTTTGAAAATGCATGGCTAATGGAGCCGTTATGCATGCAAATTATTCGCGATAACTGGTTGGACAACACTTCGAATATTGTTCAGAAAGTGGAGCAGTGTGGTGAGATGCTAAGTAAGTGGGGCAAGGAAATTACAGGGTCTTTCGGTAAGAGAATCAGAGAATGTAAGATGAAATTGAAGGACCTCAGGGTAAAAGGGATGCTGATTCCATTCACGAGTTTAAGGAGGCGAAATAGCAATTGTTCTTAA
- the LOC141695860 gene encoding putative mitochondrial protein AtMg00310 translates to MSWDRMAKHKSVGGLGFQNFRDYNIAMLGKQSWRFIVNPNSLVSRLYRAKYFASTDFINSKLGHSPSFVWRSISEAKQLLLDGTRWCIGNGRNIQIVGQPWLMGDENPFISTVSPAIKKKTVDALFCTERKMWDEEIVKDIFNPRDQECIFSTTLNEEDGVYWRLEDNGEYSVKSAFNLLQTKKGVWSADNRDCIWRSLWKIKAPQNI, encoded by the coding sequence ATGTCGTGGGATCGCATGGCAAAACACAAATCTGTAGGAGGACTTGGATTTCAAAATTTCAGGGATTACAACATCGCGATGCTGGGAAAACAGAGCTGGCGTTTCATTGTCAATCCTAATAGCCTGGTATCAAGGTTGTACAGAGCGAAATACTTTGCAAGTACTGATTTTATAAACTCAAAATTGGGACATAGTCCGAGTTTTGTATGGAGGAGTATTAGTGAAGCTAAGCAACTTTTGTTGGATGGCACTCGGTGGTGTATTGGGAATGGTAGAAATATTCAGATTGTGGGTCAGCCTTGGCTTATGGGAGATGAGAATCCGTTTATTTCTACAGTCTCACCAGCTATTAAAAAGAAAACAGTGGATGCTTTGTTTTGTACAGAGAGAAAAATGTGGGACGAGGAGATAGTAAAGGATATTTTTAATCCAAGGGATCAGGAGTGTATCTTTAGTACAACACTTAATGAAGAAGATGGTGTTTACTGGAGACTGGAAGATAATGGGGAATACTCGGTCAAAAGCGCCTTCAATCTTTTACAAACTAAGAAAGGAGTATGGAGTGCAGATAATAGGGATTGCATCTGGCGTTCACTCTGGAAAATCAAAGCCCCCCAAAATATCTAA